The following are encoded in a window of Amphibacillus xylanus NBRC 15112 genomic DNA:
- a CDS encoding acetyl-CoA C-acetyltransferase, translated as MEEIVIVSAVRTPIGKFGGALKDISARQLGAIVVKEAIKRAKLDPSDIDQGIFGQVLQAGSGQNVARQILVDADVPYSKPAMTINEVCGSGLKAIILGSQQIQLNQAEIVVVGGVESMSNAPHILPNYRFTKELEQKNLIDSMIHDGLTDAFSHMHMGITAENVAKKYNVTREEQDQFALNSQHKAQRAQETGKFKDEIVPVPVISETGDEVLFDQDEHIRKDVKIEDLAKLRTPFLEGGTVTAGNASGINDGAAALILMKKSTAEKRGLNYFATIKDYAEIGMDPSLMGYSPYLSINKLVEKAQIDLNQVDLFEINEAFAAQSIPVVRDLGIDPNKVNVNGGGIALGHPIGASGARIVVTLLHEMNKTDGKLGIASLCVGGGIGVSMLVER; from the coding sequence ATGGAAGAAATCGTAATAGTTAGTGCTGTACGTACACCAATTGGAAAATTCGGTGGTGCTTTAAAAGATATTTCTGCGCGACAATTAGGTGCAATTGTAGTTAAAGAAGCAATTAAGCGCGCTAAATTAGATCCATCTGATATTGACCAAGGAATTTTTGGACAAGTGTTACAAGCTGGATCAGGTCAAAATGTGGCTCGTCAAATATTAGTAGATGCAGATGTTCCTTACTCAAAGCCTGCGATGACCATCAATGAAGTTTGTGGCTCTGGATTAAAAGCTATCATTCTAGGTAGTCAACAAATTCAACTTAACCAAGCAGAAATAGTTGTCGTTGGTGGTGTTGAAAGTATGAGCAATGCCCCTCATATCCTACCAAATTACCGCTTTACCAAAGAGCTAGAACAAAAAAATCTGATTGATTCAATGATTCATGATGGTTTGACAGACGCATTTAGTCACATGCATATGGGTATTACTGCGGAAAATGTAGCAAAGAAATATAATGTTACTAGAGAAGAACAAGATCAATTTGCACTAAATTCTCAACATAAAGCTCAACGTGCTCAAGAAACAGGTAAGTTTAAAGACGAGATTGTCCCTGTTCCTGTTATATCTGAGACTGGAGATGAGGTACTATTTGATCAAGACGAACATATTAGAAAAGATGTTAAAATAGAAGATTTAGCTAAACTTAGAACTCCTTTTCTTGAAGGTGGTACTGTAACTGCTGGTAATGCTTCTGGAATTAACGATGGTGCAGCAGCATTAATCTTAATGAAAAAATCAACAGCCGAGAAACGAGGACTAAACTATTTTGCAACAATTAAGGATTACGCTGAGATTGGTATGGATCCAAGCTTAATGGGCTATAGCCCTTATCTATCAATTAACAAACTCGTTGAAAAAGCTCAAATCGATCTTAATCAAGTTGATTTATTTGAAATTAACGAAGCCTTTGCAGCACAAAGTATTCCAGTTGTTCGCGATTTAGGGATTGACCCTAACAAAGTCAATGTAAATGGTGGCGGAATCGCTCTTGGTCACCCTATCGGTGCTTCCGGAGCAAGAATCGTCGTGACACTCCTTCACGAAATGAATAAGACGGATGGAAAATTAGGAATCGCTAGTCTTTGTGTCGGTGGCGGAATTGGTGTATCTATGCTTGTTGAACGATAA
- a CDS encoding methylated-DNA--[protein]-cysteine S-methyltransferase, whose product MSQTMIHYTTINIQDYQLTLYKTKHGLTLIETDIDRANHFADNWFKKRFNHFQLIQNDQLFVAETEQLVKYFAGELKTFDFAIDQKGTDFQKNVWRYLQDIPYGETLSYSELAQRMNRPTATRAVSRAIGQNPLLIVVPCHRVIGKNNKLTGFRSGLALKQALLNIEKSDHEKS is encoded by the coding sequence ATGTCTCAGACCATGATTCATTACACGACAATTAATATCCAAGATTATCAATTAACATTATATAAGACAAAACATGGGTTAACGCTAATTGAGACAGACATAGATAGGGCGAATCATTTTGCAGATAACTGGTTTAAAAAAAGATTTAATCATTTTCAACTGATTCAAAATGACCAGCTATTTGTAGCCGAAACTGAACAATTAGTTAAATATTTTGCTGGCGAGCTTAAAACATTTGATTTCGCAATCGATCAAAAAGGTACTGACTTTCAAAAAAATGTTTGGCGTTATCTTCAGGACATTCCATATGGTGAGACATTGAGCTATAGTGAACTCGCACAACGTATGAATCGTCCAACCGCAACTCGAGCAGTCAGTCGTGCGATTGGACAAAATCCACTCCTTATCGTTGTGCCTTGTCACCGTGTAATTGGTAAAAATAATAAATTAACAGGTTTTCGTTCAGGTCTAGCATTAAAGCAAGCTTTACTAAACATTGAAAAATCTGATCATGAAAAAAGCTAA
- a CDS encoding chromate transporter: MIYLQLFYEFFKAGLFAVGGGLATLPFLYDMSDRMGWFSHEQLADMIAISESTPGAIGINMATYTGHLTAGYFGGIIATLGLVTPSIIIILIIARFLTRFRDNHIVDAAFYGLRPASTALIAAAGFSVVWIDLFDFNQLREFNDWVGFVNWKALVLAIVIFLLMRYKRIKHLHPIFFIALSAIIGIVFKFAQ; this comes from the coding sequence ATGATATATTTACAACTGTTTTATGAGTTTTTTAAAGCTGGTTTATTTGCAGTTGGTGGTGGTCTAGCCACATTACCGTTTTTATACGATATGTCTGATAGAATGGGCTGGTTTAGCCATGAACAGCTTGCTGATATGATCGCTATATCTGAATCAACTCCAGGAGCGATCGGCATTAATATGGCTACATATACAGGTCATCTAACTGCAGGCTATTTCGGTGGAATTATTGCTACATTAGGACTAGTAACACCATCCATTATAATAATTTTAATCATAGCTCGTTTTCTAACGAGATTTAGAGATAATCATATTGTAGATGCTGCATTTTATGGATTAAGACCCGCTTCAACTGCTCTTATCGCTGCAGCGGGGTTCTCGGTTGTTTGGATTGATTTATTCGATTTCAATCAATTAAGAGAATTTAATGATTGGGTAGGATTTGTTAATTGGAAGGCACTTGTCTTGGCGATTGTTATTTTTCTCTTAATGAGATATAAGCGAATAAAACATTTACATCCAATCTTTTTTATTGCATTATCAGCTATCATCGGAATTGTCTTTAAATTTGCGCAATAA
- a CDS encoding chromate transporter: MLKIYLDLFLTFSRVGLLTFGGGYAMLPILQKEVVEAKKWATEEEMIDYFAIGQTTPGIIAVNTATFIGQKQRGVLGGIIATLGLVFPSYIIITLIAMFMRNFSDSTVIQNAFAGIRVSVYILILNAVLKLWKSSVVDKVGLLIFLLVFSLSIFTTWSPALFVVMAGVLGVIAKWQERRLEK, translated from the coding sequence ATGTTGAAAATTTATCTGGATTTATTTTTAACTTTTTCACGTGTAGGCTTATTAACGTTTGGTGGCGGTTATGCAATGCTACCAATCTTACAAAAAGAAGTGGTAGAAGCAAAGAAATGGGCAACAGAAGAAGAAATGATTGACTATTTTGCGATTGGTCAGACAACACCGGGTATCATTGCAGTTAACACAGCAACATTTATCGGACAAAAACAGCGAGGGGTGTTAGGCGGAATCATTGCAACACTAGGTTTAGTATTTCCTTCATACATAATCATTACATTAATAGCAATGTTCATGCGTAATTTCTCAGATTCTACCGTTATACAAAACGCATTTGCTGGAATCCGTGTTAGTGTTTATATTTTAATTTTAAATGCTGTATTAAAGCTATGGAAAAGCTCAGTTGTGGATAAAGTAGGACTTTTAATCTTTCTCCTTGTATTTTCACTTTCCATTTTCACAACCTGGTCCCCGGCATTATTTGTTGTTATGGCTGGAGTACTTGGTGTTATCGCAAAATGGCAAGAAAGGAGACTTGAAAAATGA
- a CDS encoding YndM family protein: MAHIKLLSIKYAATLILLYLVLGIAYGISISQIIFVSLISLLIYYVGDIIILGRTNNFIATMFDLVANFVLIFSMLGLIKFGGDQLIAAFISTIVLSFYEIFFHFYVVDELNLRQDNIFTSSYDYLTEFSSEFDPIFDDIDDFF, from the coding sequence ATGGCACATATAAAATTATTAAGCATCAAGTATGCTGCTACATTAATCTTATTATATTTAGTTTTAGGAATAGCTTATGGAATATCAATCAGTCAAATTATCTTTGTAAGTTTGATTAGTTTACTGATTTATTATGTTGGCGATATTATTATCTTAGGACGAACAAATAATTTTATCGCAACGATGTTTGATCTTGTCGCTAATTTTGTGCTAATTTTTTCAATGCTAGGACTGATCAAGTTTGGCGGTGATCAACTTATAGCAGCGTTTATTTCAACGATTGTGCTCAGTTTTTATGAAATCTTTTTTCATTTCTATGTTGTTGATGAGCTTAATCTACGACAAGACAATATATTTACCAGTAGTTATGATTATTTAACGGAGTTCTCTTCGGAATTTGACCCTATATTTGATGATATCGATGATTTTTTTTGA
- the htpG gene encoding molecular chaperone HtpG yields MVMQQFEAESKRLLDLMINSIYSKREVFLRELISNASDAIDKMYYKALTDDSITFNQSDYYIKIDVDKEKRQLTITDTGIGMTKEELATNLGVIAKSGSLAFKNENEIKDGHDIIGQFGVGFYAAFMVADSVTVKSKAHGADQAYQWYSEGAEGYTIEPCDKETVGTTIILTIKENEEDEDYDQYLETYRLQSIIKKYSDFIRYPIKMEMSEQKLKEGSKDEYETVIEEKTINSMVPIWKKNKTELTDEDYVKFYEEKHYGFDQPLTHIHISVDGNIRYQAILYIPETAPFNYYSAEYEKGLELYSNGVLIMNKASELLPDHFSFVKGLVDSEDLSLNISREMLQHDRQLSLIEKNLTRKIKQELLKMLRNDRGKYEKFYKAFGRQLKFGVYNNFGQNKDDLQDLLLFYSSTEKKLVSLAEYVERMKEGQEVIYYATGETNARIERLPQTEMVQEKGFEILYLTEDIDEFAIKMLNEYKGKTFKSVSSGDLDLNDEQDEKEEKLTDEEKNLFDQMKEVLKDKVTDVRRSKRLKSHPVCLTNEGEISIEMEKVLSMMPDNQGIKANKILEINTNHDIFESLKLAFNKDNQKFEKLTNILYNQALLIEGLPIEDPLSYTNDIWEVLK; encoded by the coding sequence ATGGTAATGCAACAATTTGAAGCAGAATCAAAACGACTATTAGACTTGATGATTAATTCAATTTACTCTAAAAGAGAAGTTTTCTTAAGAGAACTAATCTCTAACGCAAGTGATGCAATTGACAAGATGTATTACAAAGCTTTAACTGATGATTCAATTACATTTAACCAAAGTGACTATTACATAAAAATAGACGTTGATAAAGAAAAACGTCAATTAACAATAACTGATACTGGAATTGGTATGACGAAAGAAGAATTAGCAACTAATTTAGGTGTTATTGCTAAAAGTGGTTCATTAGCATTTAAAAATGAAAATGAGATTAAAGATGGTCATGATATTATTGGTCAATTTGGTGTTGGTTTTTATGCTGCATTTATGGTAGCGGATAGTGTAACTGTCAAATCTAAAGCTCATGGCGCAGATCAAGCATACCAGTGGTATTCTGAAGGAGCAGAAGGGTATACGATTGAGCCATGTGATAAAGAAACGGTTGGTACGACGATTATTTTAACTATTAAAGAAAATGAAGAAGACGAAGATTACGATCAATATTTAGAAACATATCGTCTGCAATCAATTATTAAAAAGTATTCGGATTTTATTCGTTATCCAATTAAGATGGAAATGAGTGAACAAAAGCTTAAAGAAGGATCAAAAGACGAGTATGAAACAGTTATCGAAGAAAAAACAATCAATAGTATGGTGCCAATTTGGAAAAAGAACAAGACAGAATTAACTGATGAAGATTATGTGAAGTTTTATGAAGAGAAGCATTATGGATTTGATCAGCCACTAACACATATTCATATTAGTGTGGATGGTAATATTCGTTATCAAGCGATTTTATATATCCCTGAAACGGCCCCATTCAATTATTATTCAGCAGAATATGAGAAGGGCTTAGAGTTATATTCAAATGGTGTTTTAATTATGAATAAGGCATCTGAACTACTGCCAGATCACTTTAGCTTTGTGAAGGGTTTGGTTGATTCAGAGGATCTATCATTGAATATCTCACGTGAGATGCTTCAGCATGATCGCCAACTCAGCTTAATTGAAAAAAATCTAACCCGTAAGATTAAACAAGAATTATTAAAGATGTTGCGTAATGACCGTGGCAAGTACGAGAAGTTTTATAAAGCGTTTGGTCGTCAGTTGAAATTTGGCGTCTATAACAATTTCGGACAGAATAAAGACGATTTACAAGATTTACTACTATTCTATTCTTCAACTGAAAAGAAACTCGTTTCGCTTGCTGAATATGTTGAACGAATGAAAGAAGGACAAGAAGTCATTTATTATGCAACTGGTGAAACGAATGCCAGAATTGAGCGCTTACCTCAAACTGAAATGGTTCAAGAGAAAGGCTTTGAAATACTGTACTTAACAGAGGATATCGATGAATTTGCAATTAAAATGTTAAATGAATATAAAGGTAAGACATTTAAATCTGTATCGAGCGGAGATCTTGACCTAAATGATGAGCAAGACGAAAAAGAAGAAAAGTTAACAGACGAAGAGAAAAATCTTTTTGATCAAATGAAAGAGGTTCTTAAAGATAAAGTAACTGATGTTCGACGTTCTAAACGATTAAAATCACATCCTGTCTGCTTAACAAATGAAGGTGAAATTTCGATTGAAATGGAAAAAGTATTAAGCATGATGCCTGATAATCAAGGTATTAAAGCTAATAAGATCTTAGAAATTAATACGAATCATGATATTTTTGAATCTCTAAAACTTGCCTTTAATAAAGACAATCAGAAATTTGAGAAACTAACAAACATTTTATATAATCAAGCGTTACTAATTGAGGGATTGCCTATTGAGGATCCACTAAGCTACACAAATGATATTTGGGAAGTATTAAAATAA